One genomic window of Candidatus Sysuiplasma acidicola includes the following:
- a CDS encoding PH domain-containing protein, which yields MVLWAAIFYVVTQTALWKNGGVRFFSSLSSGSTVVFGSQYAGTYALPWTIATLLLGVLSLFLTRNHRHWLTFAAFILVSIGSVFLLRTFSALRSVADIFLSAITLFAGITAILIADFYRKSYKYYITNFRIAMIRKFLTYNEVYTRYENLVDIDVTVSFLGRIFSFGSIVPITSAGLGMGANYSGRGGVNGAVSVKGIDVPRAKPSECFFGVKHPYTIRNEIAEYMQKSSSSYELKQIQDALKPKTSN from the coding sequence TTGGTACTCTGGGCTGCAATTTTCTATGTAGTTACTCAGACAGCACTGTGGAAAAACGGTGGAGTGAGATTCTTTTCCTCACTCTCATCCGGCAGTACGGTCGTTTTCGGATCGCAGTATGCCGGAACATACGCGCTTCCATGGACCATAGCCACTTTGCTTTTAGGTGTGCTTTCCCTTTTTCTGACAAGGAATCATCGTCACTGGCTCACTTTTGCCGCATTTATTCTAGTTTCTATTGGTTCCGTATTCCTCCTTAGGACATTTAGCGCATTGCGATCGGTAGCTGACATTTTCCTTTCCGCGATCACACTATTTGCAGGCATAACAGCAATTCTAATTGCGGATTTTTACAGAAAATCGTACAAGTATTACATTACAAACTTCCGAATAGCGATGATAAGAAAATTTCTGACGTATAACGAAGTATATACGCGATATGAGAACCTCGTGGATATCGATGTCACCGTCTCGTTCCTAGGCAGAATCTTTTCGTTCGGAAGCATAGTACCAATTACCTCGGCCGGCCTCGGAATGGGTGCCAATTACTCCGGACGAGGGGGAGTCAACGGTGCAGTCTCGGTAAAGGGAATTGATGTCCCGAGAGCTAAGCCAAGCGAGTGCTTTTTCGGCGTCAAACACCCTTATACCATCAGAAACGAAATCGCTGAATACATGCAGAAATCAAGCAGTTCTTATGAACTGAAGCAGATACAGGATGCGCTCAAACCAAAGACATCAAACTGA